Within Sorangiineae bacterium MSr11367, the genomic segment GGCGGCGCATAGGGCAGCTTTGCCCGCACCGGTTGGAGCCGCGTGCCACTCGGCGCGGCGCTGAAGACCGCCGTGAAGCCAGGTCCGCCGCCGCCATGCCCCGTATCGGCAAGCACGCCAGCTTTGCGCCCGCCAAGCTTCAATTCGGTGATGGTGAGCTCCTGGTTGAACGACTCGTCGGGATGCCCATCGAGCTTGAACTTGCGCCCCACTTGGAAGCGAATGCACGACGTATTTCCTTGAAACGAGATGGCATCCGAGCGCGATTCCTGCAGGCGCCGGCTCGCGAGCATCTTTCCTTCTCCCGCAGCATCCGTGTAGTCGCCGGGGTGCAGGTACAGTTCCCGTTTGGGCGCCATTTCCGAATTGTGCGGCCCGTCGAGCTCGGTCTTGGTCGTGAGGTCGGCGCGCGACCGTTTGAAGTCGTAATCGCGCATCACGACGGATCCCGGACGAAGGAGGCGCGGCCGCACCATACTTCCGACATGGTCGACGGTGACCGCCCCGGCCGTCTCGTTGTAGGGAATCTCGAGCTCTCCGTCGATGGGGGTGTACCCCTTCGGGTGATTGACCAAGACCAGCTTGGTGCTCTTGTCGTCGGCCACGACGTGAAAGTGGATGCCGGCATCTGCAAGAATCCGGCAAAGGAAGGTGTAGTCGCTCTCGTCCTTCTGGACGCGGTAGGGTCTCGGGTCCGGTCGCTTGTCCACCCGCCATTCGAGCTCGATGTTGTGCGGCTTCACCAGGTCCGCCACGATCTCGTGAACGGGCAAATCCTGGAAGATTCGAGAGTCGGAGGTGTATTGCAGCTCCGCGAGCTTGGGCACGATCGTGAGGGTGATCAGCCGTTGACGAGCCCCCGCACGCCGTGGAGTCACCTCTTCGACGATGCCGCGAACCACACGAAGCACGGTGTCGTTCCGCAAGATTTGGAACTCGGCATCGAGGCCGAGGGTATCGTCGAGCGTGGAAATCTTGTCGGGGTCGACGACCACGTCGATGTCGAAACGGAACAGTTCCGAAAGTTTTTCCGTCGCCGAGAAGCCAGCGACCACCAGGGATGCCTTGTCGTGCGGCCCGGCCTGGAGTTCGAACGCGAGCGTGTCCACCGCGCCGTCGAACATGGACATCAAGTTATTCACGATCTCACCATAGTGCGTCGGGTCGACGCGAACCAAATGGACGACCAACTTATCCATGCCGAGGACTTCGAACCAGGGACCCGTAGGGTGTATCGTCGACGAGGCATGAACCGGTCCGAACCGAAACGAGGCAGGAGCACCCCTGAAGTCCGGTGGGTGGTCCATGAGCCGCTCGGAGACATCGTGTTCGTTCGCGCGGCGGAAGCTTCCACGATCAAAGGCGCCGCCGCCGAACCTATCGCGCCATGGGACGTGGAGCGCTGGCTCAAGCGCGCATGGACGCGCGAACCTCTCCTCGACCTGCACCGGGAGTTGGCCGGCGCGCCGCGATGGGTCCCGTTCGATGCGATGCGGGAAGCCGGTGAAGACCGTGACGACGCCATCGTGCAATCGATCCTCCGTGCTCTCCGCTCCAACGAGCTCGTGGCCCTGCGCTTGCCTACGCCCGGCCTCGCGCCCTTCGTTCCCGATCAACCGCCCTCGAAACCTCCTCCGCCAACGCCCCGGAAGGACGAGGTGCTCAATGTCAAATTCAATCCAAGCACGGGGTATTGTGGCGAGAAGCTGACCATCACCTGCGACGGGACGGTCACGAGCGGCACCGTAAAGCTCAAATTCAAAGGCGTGGAGCTCGAGACGCCCAAGCTCACGACCTTGGACGTGGATATCGCCACGCCCAAGTCGATGGAGATCAAGAACGTCCCCTTTCTGCAGCTTGGGGAGAAGCCGGAAGATCGCAAAGCCTTCGAAGACGTGCAGGTGCAGGTCGAAAGCGAAAGCGCCCCCGTGCCGCCGTCGAACCTGCCCACGTTCTACCGCGCGCGAGGCATGCCCAATGCCCCGGTGGGCACGTTCACGGCAACCCGCAATTGGAACAACTTCGCCATGAAGCCGAAGTTCGACCAAAAGATCGAGAAGTACATCGCCAAGGTCGTCGTGACCATTTCGGTGCTCAAAGGTTGGGCGGCTACGTACGTCGATCTCACGGGCACGCCGGTGACGGGAGCCGTAACGGGTGGGCCGGGCAACAACATGCGCTGGGCGCGTTCGACCACCGGCGCCATGGCCCCCGACGAATACCACGACGGCACGGCGTGGCAGCCGCTTCCGACCGGGTTCGTCCCCGGGGCGGGGAACTTCTTCAGCCGGAGTTTTTACCGTTCTGGCACGACCTTCGTCTCACCCGAAGGGGCGTCGTTCGTTTATCCCGAGGCCTTTCCCGATTACAATTTCGATGACCCTACGTACATCGCGGTGCGAAAACGATGGATATCCGTCGCAAAGAAAATATGGTCTCGAAAGTGGCACCTTCATCGAAAGGCGTGCCATTCCGACAAGACCGTCCGCTGCTGCCGCTACGACGTGGATGTCGAACTGCGGTTCAAGCTCGTGACGGCGCCGGGCGAGGGCGTCGTCGTGCTCGCGCCTGGCAATCAACGCTCCCACGCGGGGGTCTTTTGCATGGGGGACAATCGGCCTTCGCTCGCTGCGCACGAGGCGGGGCACCATATGGACTGCCCCGACGAATACGACAAAGGTGCGATCGACCCCTCGGTGAATACCGACGGCGCGACCAACGGGCTCGATAGCAGCACGATCATGGGCGGCGGCAACACCGTGAAGAAGCGTCACTATCATGCCTTCGCGGCCATGGTGCAGCGGCTGCTAAAAACGAAATACGGGCGCGACGACAAATACGAAGCCGTGGCCATTACCTGAGGAACCTGGCATGGATACGCTAAGAACGACCATCGAGCTCGCCCTTCGAGGAGACACGCCACTACTCGGCGGCTTCGGACTCGAATTTGCCGCAATTTCCCCGCCGATTTGGCACGAGACGCTCTTGCTCGAAGGCACCGGGGACGCAAAGCTCACGACGCTGCGTTCGGCCGCGGACTTGGGCGGCGAGCCGGTCGGGGAATTCCGCGCGCGACTTTCCGAGGGAGATATTTCTCGATTGCTCCAAAGGCTCGCGCGCACGGATTTCGAGGCTCTCGGGCAAGGCCGCGCCGGGCTTCACGATATGCAATTATCCCTATCGATGGTGCTCGGCGGCTCGGAGCATCGCTGGCATCTCGGCGGCTCGCAGCCGCAAACACGCGCAGCGGCGCAAGAACTCTTGGCGGAACTTGGTCGGATCAAAGAGCTGGTGCGGCAGCACCCGGTCGCGACGCTCGACGCGCAGCTCCAGCTTGGCCCCGTGGGGCGCGGGGACGCGGCGGTGAATGCGAGCGTTGCCCTGCGAAATGCCGGGACCGAAGGCCTGTGGCTCCCCGCCCCTTCGTCGCTCGCGTACGATGACGAGGATGCCCCCTACGAAGGGCTCCTCCTTCGATACGGAAGGCAGATGCCCGTCCGCCCCAACGAGAGCCCTCTGCCCATCACGTATTTGACGGCGCCTATCGACACGCGCGGCATGCGTGACGGGCGTGACGGTGCGCCTCTGCGCTGGCTTGCAGCCGGTGGAAGCGACACGGTCGCGGGAACGGCTCTTTGTACGACGGGTCCGGGCATATACCGTTTCCACGTGCTCTATTCCACCTACGCCCAGCCGGGGTCCGTGGCCGGCCGGCGCCGGTTCCGCGGCTGCGCGATTTCGCCCGACGTGGTCGTGGAAATTCCATGAAGACCGCGGCATGGTTGATGGCGGTGTTTGCGTGCGCGGGCTGCGATCGAGGCCGCGGTGTGACCACGACGTCGTCGGCCCCGCGCGAAGAGGCCAGCGCGCCTCGTGCACGAACGGAGCTGCCCGCGCCGTCGAGCACGGGCGACGCCGCGCCTCCGGCCATGGACCCGAAGGGCGGATGCGGGGAGCCTGCGCCGGACGTTCATCTCGAGGTCGTGATCGGCTCCGGCTTTCCGCCGGCCCCGGTGACATTGTTCGTGGACGGCAACAGCGCCGTGACCCTTCGTCGCGAGGCCCCCGCCCCCGGCGATGCCGTCGGCGAGTTTGCTGCCTGCCTCTCGGCCGACGCGGTGCGCACCCTCGAGGGCACCTTTCCCAAGGCATCTGCGCAGGGGGCAAGGCCCGACATGCCCACGATCCACGCCAAACTACGCAGCGGTGCGCGCGCTGCGGAATGGACTTCGCCGCTGCCGTCGACGGTGGGTGCGGACTTCGTTCGGCACGTCAACGACGCCGTTGCGGCCACACGCGC encodes:
- the vgrG gene encoding type VI secretion system tip protein VgrG, whose product is MDKLVVHLVRVDPTHYGEIVNNLMSMFDGAVDTLAFELQAGPHDKASLVVAGFSATEKLSELFRFDIDVVVDPDKISTLDDTLGLDAEFQILRNDTVLRVVRGIVEEVTPRRAGARQRLITLTIVPKLAELQYTSDSRIFQDLPVHEIVADLVKPHNIELEWRVDKRPDPRPYRVQKDESDYTFLCRILADAGIHFHVVADDKSTKLVLVNHPKGYTPIDGELEIPYNETAGAVTVDHVGSMVRPRLLRPGSVVMRDYDFKRSRADLTTKTELDGPHNSEMAPKRELYLHPGDYTDAAGEGKMLASRRLQESRSDAISFQGNTSCIRFQVGRKFKLDGHPDESFNQELTITELKLGGRKAGVLADTGHGGGGPGFTAVFSAAPSGTRLQPVRAKLPYAPPESARVVGPEEGTPFVDEFGRVKVQFVWDREGKWDEKSSCWLRVMTPAAAAGRGIWFPPRVGDEVIVQYLNGDIDRPFVAGTIYNAQEAQPNALPADASKSTIRTLTIPGGKGFNELTFQDRAGQEEIFLHAQKDRKTVVLHNHNETVGANQTSSIGANQTISVGANQTVSVGANQTVSVGANRTLSVGANETTSITAKRTETVGNGEDVTVTAGRSHTVSTGDDKLTVSAGNRAATVALKDTLGAQSKVDTIGTTFEISVGTSMTIHHGGDATLLLEAGKASLKTSTEIETSNPSGSLKLKDSKVEIVATSELVLRCGSASISLSKDGKIAINGATEVGIGCQSSTVKLEPSQATVNGAAVTTTASGMMQISGALIKIN